In Propionicimonas paludicola, a single window of DNA contains:
- the murJ gene encoding murein biosynthesis integral membrane protein MurJ, with amino-acid sequence MSEATNSGRKLLSATAVMASGTMVSRVLGLIRAVLIAFILGNFTMRADVLTLALTVPSSLYLLLAGGTLNNVLVPQIVRAVTRDEDGGRAFVDRIMTGFLLILGALTVVFTVAAPLVMSVYTKSSWRAPEMAEHWRALLLMSYLTMPQIFFYGVFFLIGQVLNAREKFGPMMWAPVLNNVVSIISLSAYLFFWGAQTSRDLPFTDQQVWLLGIGSTVGIAVQTLILLPYLRRAGFNYRPRFDLKGTGLGRTFHVAKWMVGYVALTSLAQVVVTNMASAGGVNAYQQAYLIWILPHSLLTVSLATAMLPAASTAALAGDLAGVAAETNRALRLALTFLVPASVAFVALADPIARVPFGNGAGASDYHYVAWALAAFGIGLVPYTIQYLYLRAFYALDNTKTPFGLQIWISGANATLAVAFVLAWNDPNTVAARLALAYSVSYFLGVFLTYRSLKRRLPELDGRSLWQQLARLLLASAPAALVGWLITWAGAGLASSWLRLLVLAVAGAAAVAVFVLVARRLGIDEVSSLLSMLRRKHGDDGEADAAEVLVAEEDAELSGEVPLEEHGRPADYERPEPPRADINPDTDPDGIGVFVQVTPLPPPPEAILEYPEPSVDPGTGRVLAGRYRLGTLLAASAAGQSWLGQDIVLGRPVLVQLLPSGAPRTAAVLRSARQAAGATDARFLRVLDVVVPDLTDQASLLDQTDEPPEGAFVVYEYAAGQTLAKLLRRGPLTGVETAWVIREIADAINGLHAQGQHHGQLNPATVLITNSGNLKILGYAAGLDDAAPGTEAGDILALGELLYACLVARWPMEAAFGLHPVLEKDGRLPLPSEVRNGVAPQLDKIVDRLLSVEPRGHAAPIETASELTTQLSLVLGPTSAVSDLRARLNRNADELDSPAPVSRVAPPLPTPAASRFQMTVPVDGSSAESGDEEEFVASALDRQEGFTPVPPPPVSAPEAPEPRKPRLPFVIGTFGLVLAVGLLAAATLTGNPVVVPTTAPPVKLTIIAADDFDPKDDGGSGAENPKLVLQAIDGNPKTSWVSEKYKKTGNFGGTKPGVGLIVDLGTIREVTTVEVMSTDPGGAVQVMVPNESPTAAPKRSVTQWHAVATAADLAADTLLAPSAPVRSRYLLVYLTSLPSIGKSVYQGTISEIAVLGR; translated from the coding sequence ATGAGCGAAGCCACCAACTCTGGGCGCAAGCTGCTCAGCGCCACCGCAGTGATGGCTTCGGGGACCATGGTCTCCCGGGTGCTCGGTCTGATCCGAGCGGTCCTGATCGCGTTCATTCTGGGCAACTTCACGATGCGGGCCGACGTCCTCACCCTCGCGCTGACCGTGCCCAGCTCGCTGTACCTGCTGCTGGCCGGCGGCACGTTGAACAACGTGCTGGTCCCGCAGATCGTCCGTGCCGTCACCCGGGACGAAGACGGCGGACGGGCCTTCGTGGACCGGATCATGACCGGCTTCCTGCTGATCCTCGGCGCTCTGACTGTGGTGTTCACCGTTGCCGCCCCGCTGGTGATGTCGGTCTACACCAAGTCCAGTTGGCGAGCTCCGGAGATGGCGGAGCATTGGCGCGCGCTGCTGCTGATGAGCTATCTGACCATGCCGCAGATCTTCTTCTACGGCGTGTTCTTCCTGATCGGACAGGTGCTCAACGCCCGGGAGAAGTTCGGCCCGATGATGTGGGCGCCGGTGCTGAACAACGTGGTCTCGATCATCTCGCTGAGCGCCTACCTGTTCTTCTGGGGCGCCCAGACCTCCCGCGATCTGCCGTTCACCGACCAGCAGGTATGGCTGCTCGGCATCGGCTCCACGGTCGGCATCGCCGTGCAGACCTTGATCCTGCTGCCCTATCTGCGCCGGGCCGGGTTCAACTACCGTCCGCGGTTCGACCTGAAGGGCACCGGTCTGGGCCGCACGTTCCACGTGGCCAAGTGGATGGTCGGCTACGTCGCGCTGACCTCGCTGGCCCAGGTCGTGGTGACCAACATGGCCTCGGCCGGCGGCGTGAACGCCTACCAGCAGGCCTATCTGATCTGGATCCTGCCGCACTCGCTGCTGACCGTCTCGCTGGCTACCGCGATGCTCCCGGCCGCGTCCACCGCTGCCCTGGCCGGAGACCTGGCCGGGGTGGCCGCCGAGACGAACCGCGCGCTGCGGCTAGCCCTCACCTTCCTGGTCCCGGCCTCGGTGGCCTTCGTGGCGCTGGCCGATCCGATCGCCCGGGTGCCGTTCGGCAACGGCGCCGGCGCCAGCGACTATCACTATGTGGCCTGGGCGCTGGCCGCCTTCGGGATCGGCCTGGTGCCGTACACGATCCAGTATCTGTACCTGCGGGCCTTCTACGCCCTGGACAACACCAAGACCCCGTTCGGACTGCAGATCTGGATCAGCGGTGCGAACGCCACCCTGGCCGTGGCCTTCGTCCTGGCCTGGAACGACCCGAACACCGTGGCCGCCCGGCTGGCCCTGGCCTACTCGGTCTCCTATTTCCTGGGGGTGTTCCTCACCTACCGCTCCTTGAAGCGCCGGCTACCCGAGTTGGACGGACGGTCGCTATGGCAGCAGTTGGCCCGGCTGCTGCTGGCCTCGGCCCCGGCCGCCCTGGTCGGCTGGCTGATCACCTGGGCCGGCGCCGGGCTGGCGTCCAGCTGGCTGCGGCTGCTGGTCCTGGCTGTGGCCGGCGCGGCTGCGGTCGCGGTGTTCGTCCTGGTCGCCCGGCGGTTGGGGATCGATGAGGTGTCCTCGCTGCTCTCGATGCTGCGCCGAAAGCATGGCGACGACGGTGAGGCGGACGCCGCCGAGGTCCTGGTCGCCGAGGAGGACGCCGAGCTGTCCGGTGAGGTGCCCCTCGAGGAGCATGGCCGACCCGCCGACTACGAACGGCCGGAGCCGCCGCGAGCCGACATCAACCCGGACACCGATCCGGACGGGATCGGGGTCTTCGTCCAGGTCACCCCGCTGCCGCCCCCGCCGGAAGCGATCCTGGAGTACCCCGAGCCGTCCGTCGATCCGGGCACGGGTCGGGTCCTGGCCGGACGGTACCGGCTCGGCACCCTGCTCGCCGCCAGTGCGGCCGGCCAGTCCTGGCTGGGCCAAGACATCGTCCTGGGCCGCCCGGTGCTGGTGCAGCTGCTTCCGTCCGGGGCACCTCGGACCGCGGCCGTCCTGCGTTCGGCCCGGCAGGCGGCCGGTGCCACCGACGCCCGCTTCCTGCGCGTCCTGGACGTCGTGGTGCCCGACCTCACCGACCAGGCCAGCCTGCTCGATCAGACCGATGAGCCGCCGGAGGGTGCCTTCGTCGTCTACGAGTACGCCGCCGGCCAGACCCTGGCCAAGCTGCTCCGACGAGGGCCGCTGACCGGAGTCGAGACCGCCTGGGTGATTCGGGAGATCGCCGACGCCATCAACGGCCTGCACGCTCAAGGGCAGCACCACGGCCAGCTGAACCCGGCCACCGTGCTGATCACCAACTCGGGCAACCTGAAGATCCTCGGCTACGCGGCCGGGCTGGACGACGCCGCGCCGGGAACCGAGGCCGGCGACATCCTGGCCCTGGGCGAGCTGCTCTACGCCTGCCTGGTGGCCCGGTGGCCGATGGAGGCCGCCTTCGGCCTGCACCCGGTCCTGGAGAAGGACGGACGGCTGCCGCTGCCCAGCGAAGTGCGCAACGGGGTGGCTCCACAGCTGGACAAGATCGTCGATCGGCTGCTGTCGGTGGAACCCCGCGGGCATGCCGCCCCGATCGAGACCGCCTCCGAACTGACCACGCAGCTGTCCTTGGTGCTCGGCCCGACCAGCGCGGTCTCCGACCTGCGGGCCCGGCTGAACCGCAACGCCGACGAGTTGGACAGCCCGGCTCCGGTGTCGCGAGTGGCTCCGCCGCTGCCGACTCCGGCCGCGAGCCGGTTCCAGATGACGGTGCCGGTGGACGGCTCCAGCGCGGAGTCCGGCGATGAGGAGGAGTTCGTGGCGTCCGCCTTGGATCGCCAGGAGGGCTTCACACCCGTCCCGCCACCCCCGGTCAGCGCACCGGAGGCGCCGGAACCCCGCAAGCCCCGACTGCCCTTCGTGATCGGCACCTTCGGGCTGGTCCTCGCCGTGGGGCTCCTGGCCGCCGCGACGCTGACCGGCAACCCGGTGGTGGTGCCGACCACCGCACCGCCGGTCAAGCTGACAATCATCGCGGCCGACGACTTCGACCCGAAGGACGACGGTGGCAGCGGGGCGGAGAACCCGAAGCTGGTGCTGCAGGCCATCGACGGCAACCCGAAGACGTCCTGGGTGAGCGAGAAGTACAAGAAGACCGGCAACTTCGGCGGCACCAAGCCCGGCGTCGGACTGATCGTCGACCTGGGCACCATCCGTGAGGTGACCACGGTCGAGGTGATGTCGACCGACCCGGGTGGTGCCGTGCAGGTGATGGTCCCGAACGAGTCGCCAACGGCCGCTCCCAAGCGATCGGTCACCCAGTGGCACGCCGTGGCCACCGCCGCCGATCTGGCCGCGGACACCCTGCTGGCTCCCAGCGCACCGGTCCGGAGCCGCTACCTGCTGGTCTACCTGACCTCGCTGCCCTCGATCGGCAAGAGCGTCTACCAGGGCACCATCTCCGAGATCGCCGTCCTCGGCCGCTGA
- a CDS encoding DUF6049 family protein gives MTRGGSGFWRRALGYLLAVLLAATGIAWLAPSTAEAITVPQLQVTLNSLTVSGSEPDDTVKITATVTNTSPDPVYGVQAILWRSRDPIRDPGTLRKAEAAEAGWGSRMTATPDHYRLVTRSTEAFAPGAKTQLKLKATLADLGFDTTGAAYAFGLQVLGTSDQSSSYAVAGQIRTFVSLPGAQVPVTSAVLLSTTPSKVMDGLFSNESLSAELTGRLGTLLTAAERPGHSWLIDPELLDEVRDQADGYQVITGGQTVPGAGQAIAASWLARYQQLNRNWGGRTLYGNPDVVGAAAAGNAAVLSRAEMVGDSVLGLSDLPLVVVPNGLILNQATLESLSGLEDAAVLAGNSSATQVLQPTSGGPIVVPVMNTASATAEPGSLESRLLSLATTVVAGGSGQLRLITSAADLAKDESSRPDWVDDRSLADLLASAKDGSPELIEQVGPTLSTADFDQLTQIEHDFATYEEVAPSAAVLAQSAPALARLSSSAWIQVPQARADLLRALSDRVGPHALDDGIELHASSRFVMSSRTNEFPITVTNELSDQIQVMVRIVSDNPQRLTVPPSKVFTIDPGQSQTVNIRPEASSNGVVVATAQLTSASGHRISEGTRIVVEVTDLGMVAWVIVAISAVVLVGATAFRIRQVRRRNAAAEAQVEPERAE, from the coding sequence GTGACACGCGGTGGATCCGGCTTCTGGCGCCGCGCCCTGGGCTACCTGCTCGCGGTGCTACTGGCGGCCACCGGCATCGCCTGGCTGGCCCCGTCCACGGCCGAGGCGATCACCGTCCCGCAGCTGCAAGTCACCCTGAACAGCCTCACCGTCAGTGGCAGCGAGCCGGACGACACCGTCAAGATCACCGCCACCGTCACCAACACCAGCCCCGACCCGGTCTACGGAGTGCAGGCGATTCTGTGGCGCTCTCGCGATCCGATCCGCGACCCCGGGACGCTGCGCAAGGCCGAGGCCGCCGAGGCCGGCTGGGGCTCGCGGATGACCGCCACCCCGGACCACTACCGGCTGGTCACCCGCTCCACTGAGGCCTTCGCCCCGGGCGCGAAGACCCAACTCAAGCTCAAGGCCACGCTGGCCGACCTCGGCTTCGACACCACCGGAGCGGCCTACGCCTTCGGTCTGCAGGTGCTGGGCACCTCCGATCAGAGCAGCAGCTACGCCGTGGCCGGACAGATCCGCACCTTCGTCAGCCTGCCGGGAGCGCAGGTGCCGGTCACCTCGGCGGTGCTGCTCTCCACCACGCCCAGCAAGGTGATGGACGGACTGTTCAGCAACGAGTCGTTGTCGGCCGAACTCACCGGACGGCTGGGCACTCTGCTCACTGCGGCCGAACGGCCCGGACACAGCTGGCTGATCGACCCGGAGTTGCTGGACGAGGTCCGCGACCAGGCCGACGGCTACCAGGTGATCACCGGCGGCCAGACCGTCCCCGGTGCCGGCCAGGCGATCGCGGCCAGTTGGCTGGCCCGCTATCAGCAGCTGAATCGCAACTGGGGAGGCCGGACGCTGTACGGCAATCCGGACGTGGTCGGGGCAGCCGCTGCCGGCAACGCCGCGGTGCTGAGCCGCGCCGAGATGGTCGGTGACTCCGTCCTGGGGCTGTCGGATTTGCCGTTGGTGGTCGTGCCCAACGGCCTGATCCTCAACCAAGCCACGCTGGAGTCCCTTTCCGGGCTGGAGGACGCCGCCGTGCTGGCCGGCAACAGCTCGGCCACGCAGGTGCTCCAGCCGACCTCCGGCGGACCGATCGTGGTGCCGGTGATGAACACTGCGTCCGCCACCGCCGAGCCCGGGTCACTGGAGAGCCGACTGCTGTCCCTGGCCACCACCGTGGTGGCCGGCGGCTCGGGCCAGTTGCGACTGATCACCTCGGCCGCCGATCTGGCCAAGGATGAGTCCAGTCGTCCGGACTGGGTGGACGATCGCTCGCTGGCCGACCTGCTGGCCAGCGCGAAGGACGGCAGCCCTGAACTGATCGAGCAAGTCGGCCCGACCTTGTCGACCGCCGACTTCGACCAGCTCACCCAGATCGAGCACGACTTCGCCACGTATGAAGAGGTGGCGCCGAGCGCCGCCGTCCTGGCGCAGAGCGCGCCGGCCCTGGCCCGGCTGAGTTCCTCGGCCTGGATCCAGGTCCCGCAGGCCCGCGCCGACCTGCTCCGGGCGCTGTCGGATCGGGTCGGGCCGCACGCCCTCGATGACGGCATCGAGCTGCATGCCAGCTCCCGCTTCGTCATGTCGTCGCGGACGAATGAGTTCCCGATCACCGTGACCAACGAGCTCAGCGACCAGATCCAGGTGATGGTCCGGATCGTCTCGGACAACCCGCAGCGACTCACCGTCCCGCCGTCGAAGGTCTTCACCATCGACCCGGGCCAGAGCCAGACGGTGAACATCCGTCCCGAGGCCAGCTCCAACGGCGTGGTGGTCGCCACGGCGCAGCTGACCTCGGCGTCCGGGCACCGGATCAGCGAGGGCACCCGGATCGTGGTGGAGGTCACCGATCTGGGCATGGTGGCCTGGGTGATCGTGGCCATCTCGGCAGTGGTGCTGGTCGGTGCCACCGCCTTCCGTATTCGTCAGGTGCGCCGCCGCAACGCGGCCGCCGAGGCCCAGGTCGAGCCGGAGAGAGCCGAATGA
- a CDS encoding CCA tRNA nucleotidyltransferase produces the protein MPDLTAERRAALDAVLAAGPKVRQLTEAFAAAGHELYLVGGSVRDALLGRLGTDLDYTTSAHPDQIEQIVRKFTKAVWDVGRAYGTIACRIDDKTSWLVEITTFRADSYVDHSRKPEVVFGDHLGGDLIRRDFTVNAMALDTVTGELLDPFKGLDDLEACLIRTPSAPEISFSDDPLRMMRAARFASQLGFRPTPDVIAAMKADAERIRIISAERVRDELTKLMLSPDPRPGLELLVDTGLADIVLPELPALRMESDEHNRHKDVFDHTLIVVEQAIELERARGHAPDLISRLAALFHDIGKPATRRFEPGGKVSFHHHDVVGAKLTRKRMEALHFSNDEIKAVSKLVELHLRFHGYGEGQWTDSAVRRYVRDAGDQLERLHILTRSDCTTRNQRKADTLRRAYEELEWRIDELAAQEELDSMRPDLDGTQIMEVLGIGPGREVGAAYKYLLERRIDDGPLGEQRAKDELLAWWAGRQEN, from the coding sequence GTGCCTGACCTGACTGCTGAACGACGCGCCGCCCTGGACGCGGTGCTGGCCGCCGGGCCGAAGGTGCGCCAGCTGACTGAGGCTTTCGCCGCCGCGGGCCATGAGCTCTACCTGGTCGGCGGGTCCGTGCGGGACGCCCTGCTCGGCCGGCTGGGCACCGACTTGGACTACACCACCTCTGCGCATCCGGATCAGATCGAGCAGATCGTCCGGAAGTTCACCAAGGCGGTCTGGGACGTCGGGCGCGCCTACGGGACGATCGCCTGCCGGATCGACGACAAGACGTCCTGGCTGGTCGAGATCACTACCTTCCGCGCCGACAGCTACGTCGATCACAGCCGCAAGCCCGAGGTCGTCTTCGGCGACCATCTGGGCGGCGACCTGATCCGGCGCGACTTCACGGTCAACGCCATGGCCCTGGACACCGTCACCGGGGAGTTGCTGGACCCGTTCAAGGGCTTGGACGATCTGGAGGCCTGCCTGATCCGGACGCCGTCGGCCCCGGAGATCTCCTTCTCCGATGACCCGCTGCGGATGATGCGGGCCGCCCGGTTCGCCTCCCAGCTGGGCTTCCGGCCGACCCCGGACGTGATCGCGGCCATGAAGGCCGATGCCGAGCGGATCCGGATCATCTCCGCCGAGCGGGTCCGGGACGAGCTGACCAAGCTGATGCTGTCGCCCGACCCGCGTCCGGGCCTGGAGTTGCTGGTCGACACCGGGCTGGCCGACATCGTGCTGCCGGAGTTGCCCGCGCTGCGGATGGAGTCCGACGAGCACAACCGGCACAAGGACGTCTTCGATCACACCCTGATCGTTGTCGAGCAGGCCATTGAGTTGGAGCGGGCCCGCGGCCACGCTCCGGACCTGATCAGCCGACTGGCTGCGCTGTTCCACGACATCGGCAAGCCGGCCACCCGGCGGTTCGAGCCGGGCGGCAAGGTGTCCTTCCACCACCACGATGTGGTCGGGGCGAAGCTGACCCGCAAGCGGATGGAAGCGCTGCACTTCTCCAACGACGAGATCAAGGCGGTGTCGAAGCTGGTCGAGTTGCACCTGCGCTTCCACGGCTACGGCGAGGGCCAGTGGACCGACTCGGCCGTCCGCCGCTACGTCCGCGATGCCGGCGATCAGCTCGAGCGGCTGCACATCCTGACCCGCTCGGACTGCACCACTCGCAACCAGCGCAAGGCCGACACCCTGCGCCGCGCGTACGAGGAGCTGGAGTGGCGGATCGACGAACTGGCCGCCCAGGAGGAGCTGGACTCGATGCGTCCGGACCTGGACGGGACCCAGATCATGGAGGTGCTCGGGATCGGTCCCGGGCGGGAGGTCGGCGCGGCCTACAAGTACCTGTTGGAGCGCCGGATTGATGACGGACCGCTCGGTGAGCAACGGGCCAAGGACGAGCTGCTGGCCTGGTGGGCCGGGCGGCAGGAGAACTGA
- a CDS encoding HAD family hydrolase, with product MTLHFRPEAVVFDNDGLLVDTESCWTKAEATIFAERGLEYPPAIKAEFIGKSVPDTVALMAQRFGEVGNEAAIGTRLLRLAAEVISAESVAMPGAVELVYSLRGRMPIAVASNSPRGLVEAALRPAGLWGRFDAVVSLDDVAIGKPAPDLYLKACAALAATPEHCLAFEDSETGLASARAAGLSVVGVPTLKNLEFDADLVVDSLADPDLVEWAASW from the coding sequence ATGACGTTGCATTTCCGGCCCGAAGCGGTCGTGTTCGACAACGACGGGCTGTTGGTCGATACCGAGTCCTGCTGGACGAAGGCCGAGGCGACCATCTTCGCTGAGCGCGGCCTGGAGTACCCACCGGCGATCAAGGCGGAGTTCATCGGCAAGTCGGTCCCCGACACCGTGGCGCTGATGGCGCAGCGGTTCGGCGAGGTCGGCAACGAGGCTGCGATCGGCACCCGGCTGTTGCGGCTGGCCGCAGAGGTGATCTCGGCGGAGTCGGTGGCCATGCCGGGCGCGGTCGAGTTGGTCTACTCACTGCGCGGACGGATGCCGATCGCGGTGGCCAGCAACTCCCCGCGCGGCCTGGTCGAGGCCGCGTTGCGTCCGGCCGGGCTGTGGGGACGATTCGACGCCGTGGTCAGCTTGGATGACGTGGCCATCGGCAAACCGGCCCCCGATCTGTACCTGAAGGCGTGTGCCGCCCTGGCCGCCACCCCCGAACACTGCCTGGCCTTCGAGGACTCCGAGACCGGGCTGGCCTCGGCGCGGGCGGCCGGGCTGTCGGTGGTCGGGGTGCCGACCCTGAAGAACCTCGAGTTCGACGCCGACCTGGTGGTCGACTCGCTGGCCGACCCGGACCTCGTGGAGTGGGCCGCCAGCTGGTGA
- a CDS encoding MarR family winged helix-turn-helix transcriptional regulator → MSEDLGQLANAVRTTCQQVSRRVRFEANPELAPHHASALFKLMDGPRTPSELAEQERVAAPSMTRTVNCLVERGLASLASNPNDGRSKLVALTDSGRDALEQTVHARDDWMMRRLAGLSEADQEILRAATEVLNRVLDA, encoded by the coding sequence GTGAGTGAAGATCTGGGCCAGCTGGCGAACGCCGTCCGTACTACCTGCCAGCAGGTGAGCCGTCGAGTGCGCTTCGAAGCCAACCCGGAACTGGCTCCCCACCACGCCAGCGCGCTGTTCAAGCTGATGGACGGGCCGCGCACCCCCAGCGAACTCGCCGAACAGGAGCGGGTCGCGGCGCCGTCCATGACCCGGACCGTGAACTGCCTCGTCGAGCGAGGACTGGCCAGCCTGGCCAGCAACCCGAACGATGGACGTTCCAAGCTGGTCGCCCTGACCGATTCCGGCCGGGACGCGCTGGAGCAGACCGTCCACGCCCGGGACGACTGGATGATGCGGCGGCTGGCCGGGCTCAGCGAGGCCGACCAGGAGATTCTGCGTGCGGCCACCGAGGTCTTGAACCGGGTGTTGGACGCGTGA
- a CDS encoding MFS transporter translates to MSTAAAQRVPTFASLSIRNYRLFWTGGLISNIGTWMARVAQDWLVLTVLTNNSAWALGIVTGLQFLPIALFAPYAGALADRLSKRRLLMCTQTAQGLIGVTMAVLVIGGWIQLWHVYLLATLLGVAAAFDGPARQAFAPEMVSDKLIPNAVGLNTTSFHAARLIGPAVAGLIIGWWGVGPALAINGLSFLAVLAALARMDPERLTPAPRVRAKGAVMDGVRYVRRRPDIMLAMFIVFMLGTFGMNFQITNALMATAVFQVGPVQYGLLGSVLAIGSLSAGLMAARRVDLPWKLIVGSLGAFALAEIGLSVMPGYWSYAVLLVPTGLAALTVMTAANASVQMSTEPVMRGRVMALYQAIFLGGTPLGAPLIGWIGDAWGPRWTLAIGGIACALTFLVALAVLSRWQADDAATVAPLPS, encoded by the coding sequence GTGAGCACCGCCGCTGCCCAGCGGGTGCCCACTTTCGCCTCACTCAGCATTCGCAACTACCGGCTGTTCTGGACCGGAGGGCTGATCTCGAACATCGGCACCTGGATGGCCCGCGTCGCCCAGGACTGGCTGGTGCTGACCGTCCTGACCAACAACTCGGCCTGGGCGCTGGGCATCGTGACCGGCCTGCAGTTCCTGCCGATCGCGCTGTTCGCGCCGTACGCCGGAGCGCTGGCCGATCGGCTGTCCAAGCGCCGGCTGCTGATGTGCACCCAGACCGCCCAAGGCCTGATCGGCGTGACCATGGCGGTCCTGGTGATCGGCGGCTGGATCCAGCTGTGGCACGTCTACCTGCTGGCCACCCTGCTCGGCGTGGCGGCGGCCTTCGACGGTCCGGCCCGGCAGGCCTTCGCGCCCGAGATGGTCAGCGACAAGCTCATCCCCAATGCGGTCGGCCTGAACACCACCTCATTCCACGCGGCCCGGCTGATCGGACCGGCCGTGGCCGGACTGATCATCGGCTGGTGGGGCGTCGGTCCCGCGCTGGCCATCAACGGACTCAGCTTCCTGGCCGTCCTGGCCGCGCTGGCCCGGATGGATCCCGAGCGGCTCACCCCGGCTCCCCGGGTTCGGGCCAAGGGAGCAGTGATGGACGGGGTTCGTTACGTCCGCAGGCGTCCGGACATCATGCTGGCCATGTTCATCGTGTTCATGCTGGGCACCTTCGGAATGAACTTCCAGATCACCAATGCGCTGATGGCGACCGCCGTGTTCCAGGTGGGCCCGGTTCAGTACGGTCTGCTCGGCTCGGTGCTGGCGATCGGCTCGCTGTCGGCCGGCCTGATGGCGGCCCGGCGGGTGGACCTGCCCTGGAAGCTAATCGTCGGCTCGCTGGGCGCGTTCGCGCTGGCCGAGATCGGGCTGTCGGTGATGCCCGGCTACTGGTCCTACGCCGTGCTGCTGGTGCCGACCGGCCTGGCCGCGCTGACCGTGATGACGGCAGCCAATGCGTCCGTCCAGATGTCCACCGAGCCGGTGATGCGTGGCCGGGTGATGGCGCTGTACCAGGCGATCTTCCTGGGCGGGACGCCGCTGGGCGCTCCGCTGATCGGCTGGATCGGCGACGCCTGGGGTCCGCGCTGGACGCTGGCCATCGGCGGCATCGCCTGTGCCCTGACCTTCCTGGTCGCGCTCGCCGTGCTCTCCCGCTGGCAGGCCGACGACGCGGCCACCGTGGCGCCGCTGCCCTCCTGA
- a CDS encoding long-chain-fatty-acid--CoA ligase: protein MDAPWVKHYQPGVPAQIELPTESLVALYERSVSEAANSIALEFFGRTTTYAAFGEQVERVAEGLRRLGVHAGDRVALVLPNSPQHVIAFYAVLRLGAVVVEHNPLYTERELRHQFEDHGARVAICWDVAVAKLQALPDDIALSKIVAVNLLKAFPKLKAMALHLPVRKLRDTRAKLTQPTSGTLSWEQLVASPRIDPEHPKPSVHDLAVIQYTSGTTGVSKGAMLSHYNLFANARQGEAWMHGAQYRKENFYAILPMFHAFGMTLFLTYGILKQARLVIFPSFDVDLVLAAAKKTPPTVYCAVPPIYEKTAAEAKKRGISLRSAKYCISGAMNLPESVVELWESVSGGLLVEGYGMTEASPVCLGNPFAPSRRSGTIGIPFPSTYMKVVDTEDPTKEVGVGERGELLIKGPQVFHGYWNNVADTEKTLLPGGWLRTGDVVTVDADGFTTIVDRVKELIITGGFNVAPSEVEAVLRTHPDLADAAVIGVPSPHGGEKVVALVLLRPEGSLDEKAMRAWCRERLAAYKVPKQIVVVSDFPRSMLGKVLRKQLRDEFLTRQG, encoded by the coding sequence GTGGACGCACCATGGGTGAAGCACTATCAGCCAGGGGTTCCGGCCCAGATCGAACTGCCAACAGAGTCGTTGGTTGCGCTGTATGAGCGCTCGGTCAGCGAGGCCGCGAACTCGATCGCTTTGGAGTTCTTCGGACGCACCACGACCTATGCCGCCTTCGGTGAGCAGGTCGAGCGGGTGGCCGAGGGACTTCGTCGACTCGGCGTGCACGCCGGCGACCGGGTGGCCCTGGTGCTGCCCAACTCGCCGCAGCATGTGATCGCCTTCTACGCCGTGCTGCGGTTGGGCGCGGTCGTGGTCGAGCACAACCCGCTCTACACCGAGCGTGAGTTGCGCCATCAGTTCGAGGATCACGGCGCCCGGGTGGCGATCTGCTGGGACGTCGCCGTCGCCAAACTGCAGGCACTGCCGGACGACATCGCGCTGTCCAAGATCGTGGCCGTGAACCTGCTGAAGGCGTTCCCGAAGCTGAAGGCCATGGCCCTGCACCTGCCCGTCCGCAAGCTGCGCGATACCCGGGCCAAGCTGACCCAGCCGACCTCGGGCACCCTGTCCTGGGAGCAGCTGGTGGCCTCCCCTCGGATCGATCCGGAGCACCCGAAGCCGAGCGTCCATGACCTGGCCGTGATCCAGTACACCTCGGGCACCACCGGGGTCTCCAAGGGTGCGATGCTCAGCCACTACAACCTGTTCGCCAATGCCCGGCAGGGCGAGGCCTGGATGCACGGCGCGCAGTACCGCAAAGAGAACTTCTACGCGATCCTGCCGATGTTCCACGCCTTCGGGATGACCCTGTTCCTCACCTACGGGATCTTGAAGCAGGCCCGGCTGGTGATTTTCCCGTCCTTCGATGTGGATCTGGTGCTGGCCGCGGCCAAGAAGACCCCACCGACGGTGTACTGCGCCGTCCCGCCGATCTACGAGAAGACCGCGGCCGAGGCCAAGAAGCGTGGGATCAGCCTGCGCTCGGCGAAGTACTGCATCTCCGGGGCCATGAACCTGCCCGAGTCGGTGGTCGAGCTGTGGGAAAGCGTCTCCGGCGGGCTGCTGGTCGAGGGCTACGGGATGACCGAGGCGTCCCCGGTCTGCCTGGGCAACCCGTTCGCGCCGTCCCGGCGGTCCGGGACGATCGGAATCCCGTTCCCGAGCACCTACATGAAGGTGGTCGACACCGAGGATCCGACCAAGGAGGTCGGCGTCGGTGAGCGCGGCGAGCTGCTGATCAAGGGCCCGCAGGTCTTCCACGGCTACTGGAACAACGTCGCCGACACCGAGAAGACGCTGCTGCCCGGCGGCTGGCTGCGTACCGGCGACGTGGTGACCGTGGACGCCGACGGCTTCACCACCATCGTCGACCGGGTCAAGGAGCTGATCATCACCGGTGGCTTCAACGTGGCCCCGTCCGAGGTGGAGGCCGTGCTGCGCACCCATCCGGATCTGGCCGACGCCGCGGTGATCGGGGTGCCCTCGCCGCACGGCGGCGAGAAGGTCGTGGCGCTGGTGCTGCTGCGTCCGGAAGGCAGCCTCGACGAGAAGGCCATGCGGGCCTGGTGTCGCGAGCGACTGGCCGCCTACAAGGTGCCCAAGCAGATCGTCGTGGTCTCCGACTTCCCGCGCTCGATGCTGGGCAAAGTCCTGCGCAAGCAGCTTCGCGACGAGTTCCTCACCCGCCAGGGCTGA